AATTCAGGAAAACACTGCCTATCAAAATAGAAATATCCGGGATATTTCCCGGAAAATTGATTTCTCTTATTTCCATAGTTTCCGCAATTCCAAGTTTTTTCAAAATCACTTTATGGAACGAAACGGAAAAGTATAAGTCTTTAATTCCGTTCAATCCCCCATACCTTTTTCTGTTTCCAGCACTTTGAGACGTATCTTCAAAACCGAGTCCGGATTCAAGGAAATGGAATCGATGCTTTCTTTTACAAGAAACTCAGCAAATTCGGGAAAATCACTTGGAGCCTGTCCACAAAGACCACTGTGCTTATTGTTTCTCATTGACCCTTTAATTGCCATGGATACCATCGCCTTCACAGCTTCATCCCTTTCGTCAAAGGTTGAAGCCAAAATTTCAGAATCCCGGTCAACCCCAAGTGTAAGTTGTGTAAGATCATTTGAACCAATTGAAAACCCGTCAAAGTATTTACTAAATTCATCAATCAAAATAACATTACTGGGTATTTCACACATCATATAGATTTGGAGATCATTAACACCCCTCTCCAGACCATGGTTTTCCATTTCTCCAATAACTTTCCTGGCTTCTTCTACACGCCGGCAGAAAGGTATCATCAGAATAAGATTGGTGAGCCCCATCTCATCCCTTACCTTTTTCATTGCCCTGCATTCAAGAGCAAATCCTTCCCTGTATCTTTCATCGTAATATCTGGAGGCACCTCTGAAACCCAGCATTGGATTACTCTCTTTGATCTCAAAATCCTCTCCCCCGATGAGGGTTGCATATTCATTGGATTTGAAATCACTCATACGCACCACTACCGGTTTTGGATAAAATGCTGCAGCAATTGTAGCGACACCTTCTGCAAGCCTCTCTACAAAATATTCACTTTTATTGGAATAACCATATGTTAATTGCCCGATTGTTTCAATTACATCCTTATCCGTAACCTTTTCCATATGTATCAAAGCCATCGGATGAACTTTGATGTAACTGCTAATGATGAACTCAAGCCTTGCAAGCCCGATCCCATCATTGGGTATTTTTGACAGTGAGAAAGCCTCTTCCGGATTTCCCAGATTCATCATAATCTCCGTTCTGGGTTTGCCCACGTCTTTTAGTTCCGTAATTTCTTTGTGGAAAGAAAGCTCACCTTCATAGACTTTTCCCGTATCCCCTTCGGCACAGCTTACAGTAACATCCATACCCTAACTCAGCTTTTCTGTGCCGTTATCTGCACCCACCACTGCCGGGATATCAAGTTCACGGCTGACGATAGCCGCATGACATGTCCGTCCTCCCTTGTTGGTAATGATGGCTGCTGCTTTTTTCATAACAGGTTCCCAGTCAGGGGTAGTGGTATCTGCTACCAGCACTTCTCCGGATTTAAAGGAAGATAAGCCTGAAATGTCCTTAATGACATGTACTTTGCCAGAAGCAATTTTGTCACCCACACTCCGACCGGTAACCAGTACTTTTCCTTTTTCATCCATGAAATAGGTTTCAAGTGTATCCTTCCTTTTCTGGGACTGCACAGTCTCCGGCCTTGCCTGGACAATGAATAATTCACCTGTATCCCCATCTTTCGCCCATTCGATATCCATAGGCATATTTTTATTGGCTTTGCCTGAATAGTGCTCCTCTATGATAACAGCATACCTGGCAAGTTGAAGGATTTCATCATCGCTTATGCAAAATTGTTTTCTGTCGGACTCAGGCACTTCAACATTACGTGTCAGCACTCTGGAATCCCCACGACCATAGATCATTTTGATTTCCTTGCTGCCAACCTTTTTGCGGATAATAGGCTTGTAGCCTTCCTTAAGGGTTGGTTTGAATACATAAAACTCATCCGGATTTACCAGCCCCTGAACTACATTTTCGCCCAAACCATATGCTCCGGTAATAAAGACTACATCTTCAAAACCTGTTTCCGTATCGATAGTGAATAAAACCCCGCTTGAAGCAAGATCAGAACGCACCATTTTCATGATACCAATAGATAATCCCACCTCAAAATGATCGAAATTGTTGTTTATCCTGTAAGAAATTGCCCTGTCAGTGAACAATGAAGCAAAACATCGGCTACAGGCATCTCTCAGGGAGTGGTAACCATGAATGTTAAGATAGGTTTCCTGTTGCCCTGCAAAGGAAGCTGTCGGCAAATCTTCTGCTGTGGCTGAACTGCGCACAGCGACATCTGCATCAACACCATACTGTTCGCACAATTTATCATACGCATCTTTAATCTCATCCCATAAGTCGTCTGGAATGGAGGCATCCAGTATCATGTGCCTCGCTTTGTTGCCCACTTCAGGGAGATTGCTGAGATTTGCCGAATCCAGTTCATCAAGAGTTGCTTTTAATTCTTCAACAATATCTGCTGAATCAAGTACATGCCAATAGGCCTTGGCAGTGATGGCAAATCCGTTTGGAATCTTGATATCTTTGTCTGTAAGTTCCCGGTACATCTCCCCAAGAGAGGCATTTTTGCCCCCTACAAGAGGAACATCATCGATAGTTATCTCTTCAAACCAACGTATATACTTGCTATTGCTCATTGTAACCCCACCGGAATGTTAATCCCATATATGATTGTTCTCAAGAAGTTTTATCTTTTCGTATATCCCACTGTACCCCAGATAGATCTACAGCATCCGATATCCTGTATCCATAGATTTCCCAATCTGCAAAACTGTGAAAATGCGTGCATCAGTTTTTCATAATCAACTATCGTTTAAATCTGAAGGATTCTGATGCCTGAGTGCAACTTCAAATACTGCACTAAAGAAACTATCCTTCAGTTTTTCAACGTACAACGCTTCATCCAGATCTATCCAGACACTATCAGTATCTTTGCTTCTTTCCGGCTCTATCTGAATAACATAGGAATTTACCTGCCTTTCCCAAAACCAGTCTGCACTTCCAAATTGAATGTACTCAGCATCCTGTTGAGCAAGATTTTGAAAATCCTGAAACAACTTCTTCCCATCAGCATTGTTCTGAATACAAAATGTCAGATATCCAATTCGATAATTGACTTTCTCAATCTCATTAGAATACTTGTCAAGAGGAACAAGGTTGTGGGGGTCACGCTCCGCATCATGAACAAAATGTCCATAGCAACATTGGATAGTAAAACAATGCGGGATTTTTGTAAATTCCTCCACTAATCTCAATATCGGAGAATCAATCGATCCTTTATTGATCTCTTCCTTCAACTGAAATAGGGATTGCTTTCGCTCAATTTCATAGGATTTGTTGAGAACGAAAGGTTTCGCAGTTGTGAAAGTTTCCATGTTGAATTATTTGGGTTGGCTGTATTTAGCGATGATGTTCACTCCGAAAGTGAAAAACCAGATAAAACCCCTTGCTACCGACAACATTTATAAGTTAATACGTCACTTTTTAAAATACAATGGGAGAAGCAGACGACTCTACAGAGAAAAAAAACAAAAAAACTGTGATGAAAGTCGCGAGTGCAGGCTGGAAACCGGAAGTAGTTTCTAAATACTGCTCAGAGGATTACCTGATTCATTTTGGAACTGCCGATCTGGATCGTGACCATCTGATGGAATTCATGGGATCAATCCATCACGCACTACCTGATCTCAGGTACAAGGTTAACGACATAATTGCAGAAGGAGATAAAGTCGTTACCCGTTGGGTTGCTCTAGGAACTCACAAACGAGCTTTCCAGGGGGTTTTACCTACACAGCAAACTGTCCAGTTTAGCGGAATTACTATTAGTCGCCTGAAAAACGGAAAAATTGTGGAAGACTGGGAAGAAGTCGATCAGCTGAATTTCAGCCAGCAGTTTGGAGCATTTCCTCAAGAATCAATGTGATATATCCTGCTGATTTTCCGTAGACCGGTTGGATTTAATACAAAAAGCTACACCTAAACAATATACTAACCCGGCGGAGAGTAATCTTGACAAATACAACAACTGCACTGGCAGTCTTTTTTGTTTACTGGATGATAGTAGTCCTGCTTGAAAAGAGGGGAATACTTGCTAAATATAACATCTCTACTTATGGCCCTATCCTCATGATCAGGACCCTCAGGGGACAGGGATTACTTAACTGGCTTGCAAGACCACGAAACTTCTGGAAAAAGTTTGCTGATGCGGGTATTATCCTCATGTTTGTGGGAATGTTCGCCATGTTGCTTGTGGTGATAGTCTCGGATATTGCCCTGCTGTCATCCCTTACTACAGATTCCATGCCGGAACCCAGTAGCTTTAATGAAGCAAGGAACATCTTCCTTATACCGGGAGTTAATGAATTCATACCCCTTACATGGGGAATAATTGCCCTTGTTGTTACCCTTGTGGTACACGAGCTTGCACATGCAGTTCTCTGCCGTGCCGAAGACATCCGTGTGAAATCAATGGGCCTGTTGGTTGCAATCGTGCCTATCGGCGGATTTGCCGAGCCTGACGAAGATGAACTGTTCGGAGAAGAGGAAGTTGATGAGGAAGGAAATATTCTCGGAAGAGTGAATCCTAAAGCTACGCAAAAACAACGTGCACGTATTCTTGCTGCAGGAGTTATGTCCAACTTTATTGTAGCCCTAATTGCTTTTGCACTTCTTTTTGGCCCTGTTATGGGAGCAATTGCACCTGTCGGAAACGCTCTGGTTATGGACGTGCAAAATGGATCCTCTGCAGCAAATGCCGGAATTGAGGGCGGAATGATAATAACCGGGATTAACGATGTCCAGATCTCCAACGTCAGCGAACTCATAGCCTACACAGATACACTTGCAAATGGCTCAATTGTAACTGTTTATGCATCAAAGGACAGGATTGTTGAACCCTATGAAGTGACAGTAATTCAAACCGCTGATGAAATAAAAACAGGCATTGCCATAAATGACATTGTGGATGAGTCACCCGCAGAAGCAGTAGGACTTGAAGCCGGAATGGTAATTCTGGAAATCGACGGAAACCCAACAGAAACTCCGGATGATTTCGTTTCATACATGAATACTACTACAGCAGGCCAGGAAATTGAACTTCTGATAAGAACAACAACCAGCGATGAACCTGTGTCTTACAGGATTACACTTGCTGCGCATCCAAATCCAGAGAATGAAAAAGGTTTCTTGGGAATTTTCTACGCACCGGATGGCATCCGGCAAACGCCCCTTGGAATAACCGTTGGTGAATATCCTGCAAAAGAATACCTGGAACTTCTCAAAAGTATCCCGTCAATGCTTACCGGCATAGCAGGATGGATAATCATTTTCGGATTGCCAATCGTAGGTTTTGCAGGAGAAGGATTCCCTGGATTTACAGGAGCACTTACGCAGCTTTACCAGCCTGTGGGATGGGCAGAACCTCTGGGAGTAGGAATATTCTGGATTGCGAATAGCTTGCTCTGGATCGGATGGCTGAATTTCTATGTAGGACTTTTCAACTGCATGCCTGCAGTTCCACTGGATGGTGGACATGTGTTCCGTGATTACCTGCAGAAATTTATTGGCGGAATTGTCAGGGATACCGAGAAGGCAAAAGGTCTTTCATCATCCATAGCAGCTGGATTTACAATCCTGATTATCATGTCATTCGCTTTCATGATATTCGGTCCGTATCTGGTGCATGGTTTCTGAGAAGAGGAGTCTGAATGGAACTTCCATCCATTTTAAGAAAACCGCTTGCAAAGCACCTCATTTTAGCGCTCTCAGTGATCATAATCCATATCCTCCTTTTCCTTTATTTTGCTTCAAGAGAAGGACAAATAGAATACGTCAATGTTGTCGACGCCACCTACTGGGTCATCAGTACGGTTACAACTGTCGGGTATGGGGATATAGTGCTCACTTCAATGGGTGGGAAAATTTTCACAATGATTGTACAGCTTACAGGCGTGACAATGGTATTCGGGATACTCATTTCTTTCGTTGTGACACCATGGTTTGAAAAATCCCTTCACACACAATTGCCGAGGAAAGCGCCTCCGAATCTGGCCGATCACATAATAATATGCGGATACAACCGACTTGTTGAGACTCTCATAGAAGAGCTAACAGAGCAAAATGTAGATTTCCTTATAGTAGAAGAGGATGAGGGAATTGTGGAGAGCATTGCACAAAGGAAATTACCATGTATATTGGGTTCTTCAACAAGTGAAGAAGTCTTGAAAAATGCAAGCATTGAAAATGCACGTTTTTTGATAGCTAACGGGAATGATGAGGAAAACGCAAATATCGTCCTCACTGCAACAAACTTTGCAGATGTATACATAATTGCAGTTGCCGATGAAATGTCGAATGTAAAATACCTCAAATATGCCGGAGCAGATAAGATTGTGTCCCCGAAACTCGTTCTGGGAAGATTCCTGGGAAACAAGGCAGTTGATCCCTGTTCGGGAAATCTGGGAGATGCTACGAATTTCTTTGATGGGTATAGCATTGTGGAGCTGCCCATATATCCGGGAAGTGAACTGCTGGGCAAAAGTCTCGGAGCTTCCAAAATCGAAGAAGAAACTGGAGCATCTATTATAGGTCTTCGTAAAAGCGGCGTCCTGACTTTTGAAATCAAACCAACGGAAATTATTCGTGAAAATTCCGTTCTTCTTGCAACCGGAACACTGGAACAGCTTTCCTACCTTAAGCAAATGACACGTGGAGGGACAATATGCAAACTGAACACATAATTGTCATGGGCTACGGAGACGTCGGGAAGAATATTATCGGAATACTTGAGAAAGAAAAGGCAGATTTCGTAGTCATAGATATTTCCGAAGAAACATTTTCAAAAGCTTCTTTTAATTACATCGTTGGTAACGCAGCTGATGAAGAAGTTCTCAGGGAAGCGGGTATTGAAAATGCCTCAACTGTGATTATTACTTTAAACAATGATACCAGTGTAATTTTTGCAACCTTAATCGCAAGAGGGCTAAATCCCCTGGCAAATATTTTTGCCCGTGCCAATTCCGTTGATTCAATTGATAAGATATACAAAGCAGGTGCTGACTACGTTGCATCCCTTTCAATTGTTGCAGGGCAAATGCTTGCAAGAATTACAGCAAGCTGCATTAATGTGGAGTGCGAGGAACTCAAGGAAGAAATTCACCTGTATGAAGGTATTGAAATCGAAAAATACCAGATTCCGGAAAACTCTGCTCTTGCAAGGAAAACACCAAAGGAGCTGGATCTCATAAGGCAAATGGGATGCAGAGTGATAGGAATCCAGACAGGAGACAATGTTATTGTTAAAGGGTTTGAGTCCCATGAACTCCTGCCCGGGGACATTATTGCTGTTGCCGGAACGCTTGAGAGCATAGGCCAGTTCAAGCAACAATACATGCATCCAGTCAATGACTGAAAGGAAGAAAAGTGCCAATGCTTGAGCTATTCGAATTTATTCCAATAATTTTCTGCCTCTCAGCAGTCTTCGCCCTTCTGGGGGTAGGGGGTGCAGTAATTTATATCCCCCTGTTTTACCTGCTGGGAATGGATCTCCTCGTCGCAATTCCCCTGGCTCTTTTGCTCAATGTAGTAACAGCGGGTTCTGCATCGATTACTTATATTCACAAAAAGACCACTGATTTCCACACGGCATTTCCAATTATAATCGCAGCCGTTATAGGCGCTCCCGCAGGTGCATATTTTACCGGCATCCTGCCTGAAAAGACATTGCTCATACTGTTCAGTCTTGCTCTTGTAATTGCCGGAATCATCTTAATTCGATCAAAGGATCGAGGTACAGAAGTACATGCAATTCCACTGAAAAAGAAGATCTTTTTCGGATCCATCCTTGGTTTTTTCATCGGTATCATAACAGGTCTGCTGGGTCTGGGTGGAGGGATCTTTTTAGTACCAATGCTCCTGATGCTTGGATACAGCACAAAGGAAGCTCCTGCAACATCAATGCTGGTTGTTGCGTTTTCCTCGCTTTCAGGATTCCTGGCACATGTTGCTGAGATTGATATTGAAATCACTTTTCTGGCAGCACTCTGTATCGCAGCCCTTGCAGGAAGCCAGATAGGCTCCCGCCTGATGTACACAAGGAAGCTGGGACTGGATAGCCATCTCAAAATTCATTTCAGGCATATCTTTGGAGTACTTCTGCTTTTTGTTGCGGTTATGCTCCAATACTGGAATGGTGCGTGAGCTACAGTTTTAAAATTGCACAGAAAACTTTAATACTGACAGCAGTCTAGTTAGTTCCGCTGGGCCTGTAGGGTAGCGGATATCCTCATGGGCTTCGGAGAACTATAAAAAATAGTTTCGGAGACACCCATTGACCCGTGTTCGAATCGCGGCAGGCCCGTTTATCCCTTCTTATCCTTATTTTGGAGTAATGTCCATTTCAAAGCCTACGGTAGCGTGTCCCATTCCAAAATTGGTGAGCACTTCGGGGTGGAATTCACCCATGACTCCAACCTGAACTCCGTCAACAAAAATATCAGCAGCTCTGCCCGGAATAAAGGCCGGATCATCGGACTTGGCAGTGGTATACTCCACGCATTTCTCTCTCATCACGGCATCAACCAATTCCCTGACTTCCTCAAAGTTTGCCTGTGAATGAATGGAAATAGCTGCTAAATGAACACGGTTTCTGCAATCTTCCACTACTTCACCGACTTCAAAAAGGCGCTGTGGAAGCTCATGGTGCTGGTTTAATGACAGTATTTCCATCAGGTTTGGCAGGATGGTAGGACGCACAAGTGTCTGGTCCTCGCTAATCGGTTTCAGGACTTTTGTGATTCCCTCCTGCTCCGGGCGCCTCATCCAGTCAAAATGAACCCTTTCGCTTGTAAGGGTGAATGGCATGACTTCCATATACCCCAGACCAACCATTATCTCACGCATTCTTGTGCCAAGAAGGGAGAGTGGATGTGCCGCTCCAACTGCTGCGTTTTTGGGTGGAACAGGTTCGATATTATCATAACCAATTCCGATTGCGATATCCTCAATTAAATCATAACTGTGGAGTATGTCAGCCCTGAAGGAAGGAACCTGAATCTCAATATTCCCGTTCCCGGCATCCTTTGCACCTAACCTCATTTTCTCAAGACAGGCAACAATTTGGTCCACAGGCATTTCCACACCGATAAGGGATTCAATGTCGTCTCTGGTCAGGTGACGAACAGTCGGGGAGAGGTCAGGAGTAACCTGTGTACTGCCGTCAGGAGAGATGACTTTTACAGTCTCAATCCGGGCGCCTCTCTCAGCAAGAGCGGAAACCACAATGTTAAGAGCCGTATAGACTTCCTTGCTGAGACCGGTGACATCAATGAAAAGATCTGTTGTGCTTTCTTCCACCATAGTCAGAGTACCGTTGATGATTGGCGGGAAAGAAAGGACATTGTCATTGGCATCCTTGATAAGCGGGTAGTAGTCAAATCCTTCAAGCAGGTTTGCAAAGCGAACTCCCTTGGGGTGTTTCTCAAGGATTTCACGCATGCTCATCGGCTCTGTAAACCCGAGTGGCACAAACTCGAATTCCGGATCTGCTGCCATATACCTGAATGGCGGCTTAATATTGGCAAGATCATGAACACCTATGGATACTTTTTTGCGATCCCTTCCAAGTCCCCAGTGAAGGGACTCCTGAAGATCCATGAGTGATTTGATTGAAGAAGAGGTGAAATTGATTCCACGTACGATTGCACAGCCTAACACCGGACGAATATCTGCAATTTTCTTATCCAGAGTTATTTCAACACCTGATTCTTTAGTCGTGTATTCAGGAAGACCGGGTTCAATGTCCATGAAACCACGCATTGCCCTGGCTACGCCTTCAACACTGTAAAGATCGGGCCTGTCAGGGAAGAACTCAATGTCAATGGAAGATTCTTCTTTTCTTTCAATGTCTGCACCGATCATGGGGACACGATCAATAATTGTATCCCTGTCACTTCCGGTAAGTTCTTCGAGGTCGTTGTAATCCAGTGTTATTATAGGCATAGGAATCGCTCGGCCAATTTGTTAGTGTGGATGTATCCTACATGTTGGTCTATGATTTAAACATTTTTCATGCGAAAAGAGAGAAAAATGGTAATAGCAGACCGCCGAAATTAAATGAAGCAAAAATGGGTGTCAAAAAGTACTATTATTTGAATAGCTTCGAAACAGTAGATTTTAATTCCCAATACTTCTCAACTATCGATGGATCTTCATCAGAATGATCCAACAACTTTTCCAGATCCCAGTCCGGATTTTGATCATGCAGTTCTTTTAGTTGCATAAATTTTTGAGTGGCTTTTTTTTGCTCAGCTGTTGCATCAGAATGAATTAAAACAGAATCTGACGAATGGTTACCTACCCATCCACATTCCACACAGGTATAAACGGTAGAAAAAATGAAAATGTTAAAGGTTGTTCCACCACAATTTGGGCATGGATTGCCACTTATTTCTTTACTCATATTGTCCATTGATACCCCGCTCCCTCTTTATCTGCTCAATTCCCTTTCTTAATGCTGCACGTGCTGCATCACTTGAGCTTGTGAAAACACCCTTTCTCACCAGATACTCTAGATCCTCCCTATCTACAGGAGCCAGACGGAAACTTGTTGGTTTGTTTTGACTCATTTATGCACCCAGGTAGTATACAGAATACTAAATAAGTACACATTGTATAAAAATTCTTTTGATCAAACATTATATTATCAGCCATACGTAGTAAATAGTCTTATAAGTATCTACTACCATTGTATTCTCAATGAAAACACATGGAAAAATAAAGACTTCAATTTCATTAAGTACCCACCTCTACGATTCAGCCAAAGAAATGGTAGACTCCAACAGGTTTTCTTCAATATCA
The window above is part of the Methanohalophilus levihalophilus genome. Proteins encoded here:
- a CDS encoding site-2 protease family protein, which produces MTNTTTALAVFFVYWMIVVLLEKRGILAKYNISTYGPILMIRTLRGQGLLNWLARPRNFWKKFADAGIILMFVGMFAMLLVVIVSDIALLSSLTTDSMPEPSSFNEARNIFLIPGVNEFIPLTWGIIALVVTLVVHELAHAVLCRAEDIRVKSMGLLVAIVPIGGFAEPDEDELFGEEEVDEEGNILGRVNPKATQKQRARILAAGVMSNFIVALIAFALLFGPVMGAIAPVGNALVMDVQNGSSAANAGIEGGMIITGINDVQISNVSELIAYTDTLANGSIVTVYASKDRIVEPYEVTVIQTADEIKTGIAINDIVDESPAEAVGLEAGMVILEIDGNPTETPDDFVSYMNTTTAGQEIELLIRTTTSDEPVSYRITLAAHPNPENEKGFLGIFYAPDGIRQTPLGITVGEYPAKEYLELLKSIPSMLTGIAGWIIIFGLPIVGFAGEGFPGFTGALTQLYQPVGWAEPLGVGIFWIANSLLWIGWLNFYVGLFNCMPAVPLDGGHVFRDYLQKFIGGIVRDTEKAKGLSSSIAAGFTILIIMSFAFMIFGPYLVHGF
- a CDS encoding potassium channel family protein; this translates as MQTEHIIVMGYGDVGKNIIGILEKEKADFVVIDISEETFSKASFNYIVGNAADEEVLREAGIENASTVIITLNNDTSVIFATLIARGLNPLANIFARANSVDSIDKIYKAGADYVASLSIVAGQMLARITASCINVECEELKEEIHLYEGIEIEKYQIPENSALARKTPKELDLIRQMGCRVIGIQTGDNVIVKGFESHELLPGDIIAVAGTLESIGQFKQQYMHPVND
- the pheT gene encoding phenylalanine--tRNA ligase subunit beta, whose product is MPIITLDYNDLEELTGSDRDTIIDRVPMIGADIERKEESSIDIEFFPDRPDLYSVEGVARAMRGFMDIEPGLPEYTTKESGVEITLDKKIADIRPVLGCAIVRGINFTSSSIKSLMDLQESLHWGLGRDRKKVSIGVHDLANIKPPFRYMAADPEFEFVPLGFTEPMSMREILEKHPKGVRFANLLEGFDYYPLIKDANDNVLSFPPIINGTLTMVEESTTDLFIDVTGLSKEVYTALNIVVSALAERGARIETVKVISPDGSTQVTPDLSPTVRHLTRDDIESLIGVEMPVDQIVACLEKMRLGAKDAGNGNIEIQVPSFRADILHSYDLIEDIAIGIGYDNIEPVPPKNAAVGAAHPLSLLGTRMREIMVGLGYMEVMPFTLTSERVHFDWMRRPEQEGITKVLKPISEDQTLVRPTILPNLMEILSLNQHHELPQRLFEVGEVVEDCRNRVHLAAISIHSQANFEEVRELVDAVMREKCVEYTTAKSDDPAFIPGRAADIFVDGVQVGVMGEFHPEVLTNFGMGHATVGFEMDITPK
- a CDS encoding ester cyclase: MGEADDSTEKKNKKTVMKVASAGWKPEVVSKYCSEDYLIHFGTADLDRDHLMEFMGSIHHALPDLRYKVNDIIAEGDKVVTRWVALGTHKRAFQGVLPTQQTVQFSGITISRLKNGKIVEDWEEVDQLNFSQQFGAFPQESM
- a CDS encoding potassium channel family protein, which encodes MELPSILRKPLAKHLILALSVIIIHILLFLYFASREGQIEYVNVVDATYWVISTVTTVGYGDIVLTSMGGKIFTMIVQLTGVTMVFGILISFVVTPWFEKSLHTQLPRKAPPNLADHIIICGYNRLVETLIEELTEQNVDFLIVEEDEGIVESIAQRKLPCILGSSTSEEVLKNASIENARFLIANGNDEENANIVLTATNFADVYIIAVADEMSNVKYLKYAGADKIVSPKLVLGRFLGNKAVDPCSGNLGDATNFFDGYSIVELPIYPGSELLGKSLGASKIEEETGASIIGLRKSGVLTFEIKPTEIIRENSVLLATGTLEQLSYLKQMTRGGTICKLNT
- a CDS encoding sulfite exporter TauE/SafE family protein, whose translation is MLELFEFIPIIFCLSAVFALLGVGGAVIYIPLFYLLGMDLLVAIPLALLLNVVTAGSASITYIHKKTTDFHTAFPIIIAAVIGAPAGAYFTGILPEKTLLILFSLALVIAGIILIRSKDRGTEVHAIPLKKKIFFGSILGFFIGIITGLLGLGGGIFLVPMLLMLGYSTKEAPATSMLVVAFSSLSGFLAHVAEIDIEITFLAALCIAALAGSQIGSRLMYTRKLGLDSHLKIHFRHIFGVLLLFVAVMLQYWNGA